AGAAGGCGATGAAGGGCCAGAAGGGCGATCGGCGGGAGATCACCGGAGTGCCCGTGGCCCCAACCGGCGGCGAGGCGAGCAATCCCGCCGGAGCGTGGGTGCCAGGAAGCCTCCACGACGCGCGGGCGGGACCGAGCTCGGCCCGCGGCGACGGGCACTCCCAACCCTCGAGGCGTCGCCTTGCCCCGCGGCTAACCGAAGAGAACTCGGCAGCCGGCGAAGGTGCCGAGCCCGCGCGCGGGCAGCCGAACTCCCACCCCCGGGAGTAGGGCCACCGGCGGCATGGGGCTGCGGCTGGCGTGCCGGAGCGGGCAGGGGCACGCGGTTGCGGCAGACTACCGGCCGGCCCGCAGCGAGGTGGGCGGCCTCCGCCAAGTCTGCCCAGACGACCCGAGCAAGAGGCAGGGGagacggcgggggggggggggggggagggggcggggggcaAGGGGAGACTCCAGCGAGGTCGACGGCGGCTAGGGACGGGGGCGGGGAGGGCGGAGATGGCGCCGGAAAAGGCGCGCCGGGCGCATCGCCCCGCGAGGCCCCGCAGTCGCCAGAGCCCTCAGCCATCCTTCGAAGTGTACACTATTAGTAATGAAAGCCTCTGAAAGTTTTAGCGGGTATCAAAATATTTATGACCTCAAAATTTTGGCCTATATTTAAACTAATTCCAATCCAAATTCAATTTCAGTCAAAATCCCTTCAAATTAAGTTAATTTCATTAGACCAAATTCCAAAAGAATTTTCAACTTTTCTAAAATTCGGATATTTGAGCAAGTTCAGAAATTTAGCTAATATCGGCATTTTAAACCATTCCGTCCTAATCCATGTTTCGAGACCCAAACACGAGGGACCCAAACTGGACGAACGCAATCTTCATGGATACTATAAAATGTTGTCAACTTCAGCATAGCGGCATGAAGATTAAGATTATATACTAGTACTTTCAAACATGTAAAAGTCTGACGAGAGGCATGAAACCCGCCTGGCCATGGATGCGTGAAGCGTGCACAATCAAAAGCGTCTTTTCCTCGGCTGCAGGCCGGCGTGAAATCGCGCACAACACTACAACAGAACAATTCTCGCCACTGCTATATATACGCTCACGTATCCATTTTAGAACTCATCGAGCAGCTCTAGCGTTCAGCGGCACACATTTTCTCCTGCTCCCAGAGTTCTTCCGGTCACCAAGAAGCAGTTATAACATGGATGCCCAGAACAAGGAGGTCGCTGCTCTGATCGAGAAGATCGCCGGTCTCCAGGCCGCCATCGCCGCGCTGCCGTCGCTGAGCCCGTCCCCCGAGGTCGACAGGCTCTTCACCGACCTCGTCACCGCGTGCGTCCCGCCGAGCTCCGTCGACGTGACGAAGCTCAGCCCGGAGCACCAGAGGATGCGGGAGGCGCTCATCCGCCTCTGCTCCGCCGCCGAGGGGAAGCTCGAGGCGCACTACGCCGACCTGCTCGCCACCTTCGACAACCCGCTCGACCACCTCGGCCGCTTCCCCTACTACAGCAACTACGTCAACCTCAGCAGGCTGGAGTACGAGCTCCTGGCGCGCCACGTGCCGGGCATCGCGCCGGCGCGCGTCGCCTTCGTCGGCTCCGGCCCGCTGCCGTTCAGCTCCTTCGTCCTCGCCGCCCACCATCTGCCCGACGCGCACTTCGATAACTACGACCTGTGCGGCGCGGCGAACGAGCGCGCCAGGAAGCTGTTCGGCGCGAGCGAGGACGGCGTGGGCGCGCGCATGAAGTTCCACACGGCGGACGTCGCCGACCTCACGCAGGAGCTCGGCGCGTACGACGTGGTCTTCCTCGCCGCGCTCGTCGGCATGGCGGCCGAGGAGAAGGCCAAGGTGATAGCCCACCTGGGCGCGCACATGGTGGAGGGGGCGTCCCTGGTCGTGCGGAGCGCGCACGGCGCGCGCGGCTTCCTGTACCCCATCGTCGACCCGGAGGACATCAGGCGGGGCGGGTTCGAGGTGCTGGCCGTGCACCACCCCGAAGGTGAGGTGATCAACTCTGTCATCGTCGCCCGTAAGGCCGTCGACGCGCAGCTCAGTGGGCCGCAGAACGGGGACGCGCACGCACGGGGCGCGGTGCCGCTGGTGAGCCCGCCATGCAGCTTCTCCACCAAGATGGAGGCGGGCGCGCTTGAGAAGAGCGAGGAGTTGGCCACCAAAGAGCTGGCCTTTTGATTCCAAAATGTGCGTGCTGAATCATCTGTCCTCAACTCCGTCATTCTGTCGCCTGCGATCGTGGTAAATTCCCTACTCgtgtgtgttttgatgtttgtgcctACGAGAGATATGCGTTCTGCCTTCTGGAGTTGTGGTGTTAATTTCCTACTCGTAAGTACTACTTGTATTTGTACCTGGAGTAATGGTACGTAAGAGAAATAATGTGTGATTTAAAGTGCAATTGCTAAATCCCAAAATAAGtatctcaactttgtactaatttTAGTACAAAGTTATACTAAGGTTAAGACACTTATTTTAAAAGGGATGGATTAAGAAAGAGCAGTGCGATTCTTTGGCCCATGCATGCACGACACTATGGATGACCTTCGATCTCTCGGCTCGTCCTTGAGAGGTGTCAGATGCCTTGTGTCCAGGTGTTTTTGTTGGCGGTCTCTTGATGTAGTAGCAATGTCGGGTTATGTGGATGTTGTGTATTCGAAGAGACTGGCGGGGTCACCTGTGCGGTTGTGGGGTTTCTTGCCGTGTGAGTAGTTAGTATGTGCTTCGTTTGTATTGGTTTTCGGCCGGTTTTCCGTAAATTAACTAGGCAATTCTCTTCTTCTTAATTAATCGATAAGGCAAAACTTTTGCCTCCATTTTGGAAAATTATCCTCAATAAATAACGAACGTGAGATCCTACCATCGTCTACATGGCGTCCAGTAAACCTGGCGTGCGAAGCTACCATTAACTCATTGAAAACCCCAGTTTTGCTATCtccaaatactccctccgtttcgaATTATAAAATGTTCTAACTATTTTCTGAATCGAATATATTTAATGTGTATATTTACTCATTTCagtccgtatgtagttcatattcaAATTTCCAAGCATCCTACAATTTGGAACAAAGTAGATAATTAGTAAGCCGACACCAACAATCATCCAATCTGGTTACTATGATTCACGCAAGTACTATATAGTAAAAAGATATCCATCATATAGCTATTTCTAAATGGATTGAGAAATAGTCACCCATAAAAATTATTGACATAATTACTAACAAGATAATAATTTCTCATGGAATTATCATAGTCTTCTGGTCTCCGAGGCGTGTCAGGATGGACAATGGAACATCGGGTTCCGTCGGTCATTTGGACAGGACGAGGCTAATGAATGGGATAGGTTGAGGACAGAAGTCCCTCTGGTGTTGTCGCAATCGCCGGACAACATTTCCTGGAGCCTCTCCCCATCTGGAGAGTTCTCCGTTAGATCAGCTTATCAGGCACTTTGCCGTGCACCGACCATACAGTGGTTATCCCCATTGTGGAAGGTGTCGGTGCCCCCAAAAAATCATGATCTTCCTATGGCAGTTTCTTCGTGATTGCTTGCCCTCGAGAACCGAGGTTCTGAAGCAGCACGGCCCGGGCGATGATTTGTGTCCCCTTTGTCATGTCCCGGAGACGGGAACCCACATCATGTTCTCGTGCTTAGCGGTGCGGTCTCTTTGGAGCTTCGTTCGCGAGGCATTAGGATCTGAGTGGGAGGCAGGGGACCTTGCAGAGTTCCTACAGGCCAGAGCGACGCAGGAGGGCCGCAAACGCCGCCTATTCTGGCTTTTCTTTGCGGCGATGACTTGGACCATTTGGACGATGCGTAAGAAGATGGTGATTGAACAGATCTTCCCGAGATGAGCATCTGACTCGTTCTTCAAATTTCTTGCCTTGTTGCAGCTATGGCACCCACTTGCTAGGCAGCGGGATCgtgactgttggggaacgtagtaatttcaaaaaaattcctacgcacacgcaagatcatgctgatgcatagcaacgagaggggagagtgtcgtccacgtaccctcgtagaccgttaagcggaagcgttatgacaacgcgattgatgtagtcgtacgtcttcacgatagaccaatcctcagtaccgaacgtacgacacctccgcgttcagcacaagttcggctcggtgacgtcccgcgaactcacgatccagtagagctcgagggagagttccgtcagcacgaaggcgtggtgacgatgttgatgaagctacccacgcagggcttcgcctaagcaccgctacgatatgaccgaggtggattatggtggagggggcaccgcacacggctgggagagatcaatgatcaacttgtgtgtcctagggtgccccatgcccccgtatataaaggagcaaggggggaggtcggacggccctgtagggcgcgccaggaggaggagtcctcctcctagtaggagtaggactcccctctttcctactcctactaggagggggaaaggaagggggagaaggagaaggaaagggccccccccttcctagtccaattcggaccagagagtaaggggcacgcggcctgccctgcccggcccctctctctccactacggcccaacaaggcccattaacccccgggggcttccggtaacccctccggcactccggtaaaatcccgatttcacccgaaactcttccgatgtccaaatgtaggcttccaatatatcaatctttatgtatcgaccatttagagactccttgtcatgtccgtgatcatatctgggactccgaactaccttcggtacaaaaaacatataaactcataataccgatcgtcgcagaactttaagcgtgcggaccctacgggttcgagaattatgtagactgttggggatcgtagcagaaattaaaattttctacgaatcaccaagatcaatctatggagcttactagcaacgagaggggaggagtgcatctacatacccttgtagatcgcgagcggaagcgttcaagagaacggggttgacggagtcgtactcgtcatgatccaaatcaccgatgatccaagcgccgaacggacggcacctccgcgttcaacacacgtacggagcggtgacgtctcccacgccttgatccagcaaggaggagggagaggttgaggaagaaggctccaacagcagcacgacggcgtggtggtggtggagtgacagttcttcggcagggcttcgccaagcacacgcggaggaggagaggtgttggggaggggaggggctgcgccttgggaaaggtatggctgccctcccacccctccactatatataggggcaagggagagggggccggccccctcagatcccatctggtgggaggggcggcggccagggggaggtggcttgccccccaagcaaggggggggccctttagggttcccccaaaccctaggcgcatgggccctaggggggttggcgcccagctcacttagggctggttcccttccacctacagcccataaggccctccggggcaggtggacccccggaaccccttcggtggtcccggcacaataccggcatacccccgaacacttccagtgaccgtatggtgacttcccatatataaatctttacctccggaccattccggaactcctcgtgacgtccaggatctcatccgggactccgaacaacattcggtaatcacatacaaaccttccttataaccctagcatcatcgaaccttaagtgtgtagactctacgggttcgggaatcatgcagacatgaccgagacacctctctagccaataaccaacagcgggatctggatacccatgttggctcccacacgttccacgatgatctcatcggatgaaccacgatgtcgaggattcaagaaatcccgtatacaattccctttgtcaatcggtactttacttgcccgagattcgatcgtcggtatcccaataccgcgttcaatctcgttaccggcaagtcactttactcgttccgtaaagcatgatcccgtgactaactacttagtcacattgagctcattatgatgatgcaataccgagtgggcccagagatacctctctgtcatacggagtgacaaatcccagtctcgatccgtgccaacccaacagacactttcggagacacctgtagtgcacctttatagccacccagttacgttgtgatgtttggtacacccaaagcattcctacggtatccgggagttacacgatctcatggtctaaggaaatgatacttgacattagaaaagctttagcaaacgaactacacgatctagtgctatgcttaggattgggtcttgtccatcacatcattctcctaatgatgtgatcccattatcaatgacatccaatgtccatggtcaggaaaccgtaaccatctattgattaacgagctagtcaactagaggctcactagggacatgttatggtctatgtattcacacatgtattacgatttccggataacacaattaaagcatgaacaacagacaattatcatgaacaaggaaatataataataaatattttattattgcctctagggcatatttccaacagtctcccacttgcactagagtcaataatctagttacattgtgatgaatcgtacacccatagagttctggtgttgatcatgtttcgctcatggaagaggtttagtcaacggatctgcgacattcaaatccgtatgcactttacaaatatctatgtctccattttgaacattttcacgaatggagttgaagcgacgcttgatgtgcctggtcttcttgtgaaacctgggctccttggcaagggcaatagctccagtgttgtcacagaagagagtcatcggccccgatgcattgggaataactcctagatcggcaatgaactccttcatccagattgcttcatgtgctgcctccgaggctgccatgtactccgcttcacatgtagatcccgccatgacgctttgcttgcaactgcaccagctgactgccccaccattcaaaatatacacgtatccggtttgtgactttgagtcatccagatctgtgtcgaagctagcatcgacgtaaccctttacgacgagctcttcgtcacctccataaacgagaaacatatccttagtccttttcaggtacttcaggatgttcttgaccgctgtccagtgttccacgccgggattactttggtaccttcctaccaaacttacggcaaggtttacatcaggtctggtacacagcatggcatacataatagaccctatggccgaggcataggggatgacactcatcttttctttatcttctgccgtggtcgggcattgagccgtgctcaatctcacaccttgcaatacaggcaagaaccccttcttggactgatccatattgaacttcttcaatatcttatcaaggtatgtgctttgtgaaagacctatgaggtgtctcgatctatctctatagatcttgatgcctaatatgtaagtagcttctccaaggtccttcattgaaaaacacttattcaagtaggcctttatgctttccaagaattctatatcatttcccatcaatagtatgtcatccacatataatatgagaaatgctacagagctcccactcactttcttgtacacacaggcttctccataagtctgcgtaaacccaaacgctttgatcatctcatcaaagcgaatgttccaactccgagatgcctgcaccagcccatagattgagcgctggagcttgcatactatgtcagcattcttaggatcgacaaaaccttctggctgcatcatatacagtTCTTCCTTAaagaagccgttaaggaatgacgttttgacgtccatttgccatatttcataatcgtagaatgcggcaattgctaacatgattcggacggacttcagcttcgctacgggtgagaaggtctcatcgtagtcaactccttgaacttgtcgataacccttagcaacaagtcgagctttatagatggtaacatttccatccgcgtctgtcttcttcttaaagatccatttattttctatcgcttgccgatcatcgggcaagtctgtcaaagtccatactttgttttcatacatggatcctatctcggattgcatggcttcaagccatttgttggaatctggtcccgccattgcttcttcatagttcgaaggttcaccgttgtccaacaacatgatttccaggacagggttgccataccacactggtgcggaacgtgtccttgtggacctatgaagttcagtggtaacttgatcatgatcgtcatcattaacttcctctctagtcggtgcaggcaccacagaaacattttcttgtgctgcgctactttctggttcgagaggggtcatctcatcaagttccactttcctcccacttacttctttcgagagaaactctttctccagaaaggacccattcttggcaacgaagatcttgccttcggatttgaggtagaaggtatacccaatggtttccttagggtatcctatgaagatgcatttttctgacttgggttcgagcttttcaggttgaagtttcttgacataagcatcgcatccccaaactttaagaaacgacagcttaggtttctttccaaaccataattcatacggtgtcgtctcaacggatttcgacggagccctatttaaagtgaatacggcagtctctaaagcataaccccagaatgatagcggtagatcggtaagagacatcatagatcgcaccatatccaatagagtgcgatttcgacgttcggacacaccattacgctgaggtgttccaggcggcgtgagttgtgaaacaattccacatttccttaagtgtgtgccaaattcgtgactcaaatattcccctccacgatctgatcgtaagaactttattttcctgtcacgttgattctcaacctcactctgaaattccttgaacttttcaaaggtctcagacttgtgtttcattaagtagacatacccatatctactcaagtcatcagtgagggtgagaacataacgatagccaccgcgagcctcaacgctcattggaccgcacacatcagtatgtatgatttccaataagttggttgctcgctccactgttccggagaacggagtcttggtcattttgcccatgaggcatggttcgcatgtgtcaaatgattcataatcaagagactccaaaagtccatctgcatggagtttcttcatgcgtttgacaccaatgtgaccaaggcggcagtgccacaagtatgtgggactaacattatcaaccttacatttcttggcattcacactatgaatatgtgtaacatcacgtttgagattcattaagaataaaccattgaccagcggggcatgaccataaaacatatctctcatataaatagaacaaccattattctcggatttaaatgagtagccatctcgcattaaacgagatccagatacaatgttcatgctcaaagttggcactaaataacaattattgaggtttaaaactagtcccgtaggtaaatgtagaggtagcgtgccgacggcgatcacatcgaccttggaaccattcccgacgcgcatcgtcacctcgtccttcgccagtctccgcttattccgcagctcctgctttgagttacaaatatgagcaaccgcaccggtatcaaatacccaggagctactacgagcgctggttaggtacacatatataacatgtatatcacatataccttcggtattgccggccttcttatccgctaagtacttggggcagttccgcttccagtgaccgtttcccttgcaataaaagcactcagtctcaggcttgggtccattctttgtcttcttcccggtagcttgcttaccgggcgcggcaactcccttgccgtctttcttgaagttcttcttacccttgcctttcttgaacttagtggttttattcaccatcaacacttgatgttcctttttgatctccacctccgctgatttcagcattgaatatacctcaggaatggtcttttccatcccctgcatattaaagttcatcacaaagctcttgtagctaggtgggagcgactgaaggattctgtcaacgaccgcgtcatccgggagattaactccgagctgagacaagcagttgtgcaacccagacattttgagtatgtgttcgctgacggaactattctcctccatcttacaactgtagaacttgtcgcagacttcatatctctcgacccgggcatgagcttggaaaaccattttcagctcttggaacatctcatatgctcagTGCTGCTCAAAActcttttggagccccggttctaagctgtaaagcatgccgcactgaaccagggagtaatcatcactacgtgactgccaggcgttcagaacatcttgagttgctgggaaaacaggtgcatcacctagcggtgcttcaaggacatatgctttcttggcagctatgaggataatcctcaggttacggacccagtccgtgtagttgctaccatcgtctttcagcttggttttctctaggaacgcgttgaagttgtgGGCAACATtggcgtgggccatttgatctacaagacatattgtaaaggtttttagactaagttcatgataattaagttcatctaatcaaattattaacgaacaCCCACtaagacagacatccctctagtcatctaagtgatacatgatctgagtcaactgggccgtgtccgatcatcacatgagacggactagtcatcatcggtgaacatcttcatgttgatcgtatctgctatacgactcatgttcggcctttcggtctcttgtgttccgaggccatgtctgtacatgctaggctcgtcaagtcaacctaagtgtgttgcgtgtgtaaatctggctta
The sequence above is a segment of the Aegilops tauschii subsp. strangulata cultivar AL8/78 chromosome 6, Aet v6.0, whole genome shotgun sequence genome. Coding sequences within it:
- the LOC109748004 gene encoding nicotianamine synthase 1; translation: MDAQNKEVAALIEKIAGLQAAIAALPSLSPSPEVDRLFTDLVTACVPPSSVDVTKLSPEHQRMREALIRLCSAAEGKLEAHYADLLATFDNPLDHLGRFPYYSNYVNLSRLEYELLARHVPGIAPARVAFVGSGPLPFSSFVLAAHHLPDAHFDNYDLCGAANERARKLFGASEDGVGARMKFHTADVADLTQELGAYDVVFLAALVGMAAEEKAKVIAHLGAHMVEGASLVVRSAHGARGFLYPIVDPEDIRRGGFEVLAVHHPEGEVINSVIVARKAVDAQLSGPQNGDAHARGAVPLVSPPCSFSTKMEAGALEKSEELATKELAF